From Desulfovibrio aminophilus, one genomic window encodes:
- a CDS encoding DUF3644 domain-containing protein: MPREKRDVKELKQRAIHSLVLAIELFNRPHDNGRPEGTLILLHHAFEMLLKAIIKDKKGTVHAKGEKYSFGFDKCLEIAQNELKVLSKDERSALSILDAHRDTAVHYYQDVSEDLLYLQSQSTVTLFDDILSKSFGVKLADFIPERVLPVSTRPPKDIQILIDSELTQVDDLLGAGNRRGIQATARLRSIMALATASRDDAERVTEGELRRAVQRRRKGEDWKVIFPEIGHLRLDTEGEGMPFSLRIRKEGMPVRLAGEGEDALIIRDRDWFDKFNLSLDDVAKKLKKTQPKTRAYMFEINLWDDPEMYGEKKIKSQRYKRYTQKALEALRAEVAQHPEAEMWEKHKGKVLGRE; this comes from the coding sequence ATGCCCCGAGAAAAGCGTGATGTGAAGGAGTTGAAGCAACGTGCTATTCACTCGCTTGTTCTCGCTATTGAATTATTCAATAGACCTCATGATAATGGTCGTCCAGAAGGAACCTTGATCCTTTTACATCATGCTTTCGAAATGCTTTTGAAGGCCATCATTAAGGACAAAAAAGGAACGGTCCACGCAAAAGGAGAAAAATATTCATTTGGATTTGATAAGTGTCTAGAAATCGCCCAGAATGAATTAAAAGTGCTATCAAAAGATGAGCGGTCTGCGCTTTCAATTCTTGATGCTCATCGAGACACCGCCGTTCACTACTATCAAGATGTTTCGGAAGATTTGCTCTATTTGCAGTCCCAATCAACCGTTACGTTGTTTGACGATATCTTAAGTAAGTCTTTTGGCGTTAAGCTAGCCGACTTTATCCCTGAACGAGTTCTTCCGGTTTCAACAAGGCCTCCCAAAGACATTCAAATTCTAATCGATAGCGAGTTGACCCAAGTCGATGATCTTCTTGGTGCCGGCAACCGAAGAGGTATTCAGGCTACAGCCCGATTGCGCTCAATCATGGCACTTGCAACAGCGAGCAGAGACGATGCTGAGCGCGTAACTGAGGGTGAATTACGTAGGGCTGTGCAACGCAGAAGAAAAGGCGAAGATTGGAAAGTTATTTTCCCGGAAATTGGTCACCTAAGACTAGATACAGAGGGAGAAGGGATGCCTTTCTCCCTACGAATTCGCAAAGAAGGCATGCCTGTGCGATTGGCGGGTGAAGGCGAAGACGCCTTAATTATAAGGGATCGAGATTGGTTCGACAAATTCAATCTTTCGCTTGATGACGTGGCAAAAAAACTCAAAAAAACGCAACCAAAAACAAGAGCATACATGTTCGAAATCAATCTTTGGGATGATCCGGAAATGTATGGTGAAAAAAAGATCAAATCCCAGAGATATAAAAGATACACACAAAAGGCGCTTGAAGCCTTACGGGCAGAGGTAGCCCAACATCCAGAAGCTGAGATGTGGGAAAAGCACAAAGGCAAAGTGTTGGGACGAGAATGA